A genomic window from Salvia miltiorrhiza cultivar Shanhuang (shh) chromosome 5, IMPLAD_Smil_shh, whole genome shotgun sequence includes:
- the LOC130985620 gene encoding disease resistance RPP13-like protein 4 → MSHIPNSTELPEQNEKKEEVPSRRSRNIWRRVMGKMRVAGLIKANPAPASPAPASPSLNPAPASPSPPLDADSMLLVNLINGDLDRMSEEAKALTKYNTQLTLELETLKDIFKGIRTGEGDEKQRKAWLNTFRKELMKVKLAIPSKYDVRAEKNKHDNKSIKKLQQRICGEESKEIPQLHNAHLFKTSVELKDFEVRYNELELRVKLCLLCFSIFPQGATVKKRLMLQWWVVEGFASTVEAADGYFKELMEKGFIQTVNNNSSPTVGSCRLHPFHRAALVTLAERANLFNFGKGGDPTQNFSGSFQACLMGEGLISYQDFKEYEHKVAYEDFKKRNKEYEGSYEDFKTMNKEDKDKGVHDPVKVIKDLTNELEKLHLLMNVEEHILEFINDWFGKMKNLNFLYLGRWKAEAIHHIEVEEPKFLEELKKMKHVKLLSLQGVSNIIALPQSIQQLTNLEVLDLRACSNLETIPDRIDHLKKLKHLDMSECYLLAHMPQALAQLTNLQVLKGFFVNEPSDSRNSCTLADLHKLSKLEKLCIYTDWEDFPGEDHVTALHNLEALTKLTITWGVGKKTEDQNSYKTGDKKSSKTGDKNGEKKAAKLPSKLKKLDLKCFPKEATPNWLKLNNLEGIELKKLYIRGGKFRDLGQYQGIDDEASESQKKWTVEVLRLKYLGEIEMEWRQLQGLFPKLKYLEKVGCPNLTLFPCDAKGVWKNTD, encoded by the coding sequence ATGTCGCATATCCCAAATTCAACTGAGCTGCCGGAGCAGAATGAAAAGAAAGAGGAGGTCCCCTCGAGACGGTCAAGGAATATTTGGAGGAGAGTAATGGGCAAAATGAGGGTAGCAGGGCTGATAAAGGCGAATCCGGCGCCCGCGAGCCCGGCACCCGCTAGCCCGTCCCTGAATCCGGCACCCGCGAGCCCGTCCCCGCCCTTGGATGCCGACTCAATGTTGCTTGTTAATTTGATCAATGGCGATCTAGATCGCATGTCTGAGGAGGCCAAGGCTCTCACCAAATACAACACCCAACTCACTCTCGAGCTCGAAACACTCAAGGATATTTTTAAAGGCATCCGAACCGGCGAGGGAGACGAGAAGCAGAGAAAGGCGTGGCTCAACACCTTCAGAAAGGAATTGATGAAAGTGAAGCTCGCGATTCCTTCAAAGTACGACGTCAGGGCGGAGAAAAACAAGCACGACAACAAGTCAATCAAGAAGCTCCAGCAGAGAATCTGCGGGGAGGAGTCCAAGGAGATTCCTCAGCTGCACAATGCCCATCTTTTCAAGACAAGTGTGGAGTTGAAAGATTTCGAGGTTCGTTACAACGAGCTTGAGTTGCGCGTCAAGCTATGCTTGCTGTGCTTCTCTATTTTCCCGCAGGGGGCCACCGTGAAGAAGAGGCTGATGCTGCAATGGTGGGTTGTTGAAGGGTTCGCATCAACCGTGGAAGCTGCGGACGGCTACTTCAAAGAATTAATGGAGAAGGGGTTCATCCAGACCGtgaacaacaacagcagccccACCGTAGGCAGCTGCAGGCTTCACCCCTTCCATCGAGCAGCATTGGTGACGCTAGCCGAGAGGGCCAACTTGTTCAATTTCGGAAAGGGAGGAGATCCGACGCAGAACTTCTCGGGGTCGTTTCAAGCGTGCTTGATGGGGGAGGGCTTGATCTCCTACCAGGATTTCAAAGAGTACGAACACAAAGTTGCGTACGAGGATTTCAAGAAGAGGAATAAAGAATACGAAGGTAGCTACGAGGATTTCAAGACGATGAATAAGGAAGACAAAGACAAAGGTGTTCATGATCCGGTTAAAGTGATAAAAGATCTTACCAACGAGCTGGAGAAGCTCCATCTGCTGATGAATGTGGAGGAGCACATCCTGGAATTCATAAACGATTGGTTTGGGAAGATGAAGAATCTGAATTTCCTGTACCTGGGGAGATGGAAGGCGGAGGCAATTCACCACATCGAAGTGGAGGAGCCAAAGTTCTTGGAGGAGTTGAAGAAGATGAAACATGTAAAGCTGCTAAGCCTTCAAGGGGTCTCAAATATAATAGCACTTCCCCAGTCGATCCAGCAGCTCACAAATCTGGAGGTGCTGGATCTCAGAGCTTGCTCTAATCTGGAGACCATCCCGGATAGAATAGATCATCTCAAGAAGCTGAAGCACTTGGACATGTCGGAATGCTATTTGCTGGCTCACATGCCCCAGGCTCTCGCACAACTCACCAATCTCCAAGTGCTCAAGGGTTTCTTTGTCAACGAACCCTCCGATTCCAGAAACAGCTGTACGCTTGCCGATTTGCATAAGTTGAGCAAGCTCGAAAAGCTTTGCATTTACACTGACTGGGAGGATTTTCCTGGGGAGGATCATGTCACCGCTCTCCACAACTTGGAAGCTCTCACCAAGCTAACAATCACTTGGGGAGTCGGTAAAAAAACAGAGGATCAAAATTCATACAAAACAGGGGATAAAAAGTCATCCAAAACAGGGGATAAAAATGGAGAGAAGAAAGCAGCCAAACTTCCTTCCAAGCTAAAGAAGCTGGACCTCAAGTGTTTCCCCAAGGAAGCCACTCCGAACTGGCTCAAGCTTAATAATTTGGAAGGGATAGAGCTGAAGAAACTGTACATCAGAGGAGGGAAGTTCCGTGATCTAGGTCAGTATCAAGGCATCGATGACGAGGCGTCGGAAAGTCAGAAGAAATGGACGGTTGAGGTGTTGCGTCTCAAGTATTTGGGCGAAATAGAGATGGAATGGAGGCAGCTTCAAGGCTTGTTTCCTAAATTGAAGTATCTGGAGAAGGTCGGCTGCCCAAACCTCACTCTCTTCCCTTGTGATGCAAAGGGGGTGTGGAAGAACACAGACTAg
- the LOC130985621 gene encoding uncharacterized protein LOC130985621 isoform X2, translating to MAELDKRGGEQAAAEEERLLGEEAAVLDFDTLCSTVAMQAQQGKWGKLNGDNEEEYIVSNFREYGGGVHRMWEGELFYDCFDDRRLALQSSCCPCYRFGKNMKRAGFGSCFLQGGDTSFDDFVYHVICPSCMLSQESRTLEMNNVQDGIWHGRGDTICVGSFSEDSKAYLELHPPFVVSTKCPQLLSMQQTSNDTIILPTSVVGIV from the exons ATGGCGGAGCTGGATAAGAGAGGTGGCGAACAGGCTGCGGCGGAGGAGGAGAGGTTGTTGGGGGAGGAAGCTGCCGTGTTGGATTTCGACACGCTCTGCTCAACCGTGGCGATGCAGGCGCAGCAGGGGAAATGGGGAAAGCTAAACGGAGATAATGAAGAGGAATATATTGTGTCTAATTTTCGTGAATATGGAGGCGGTGTGCATAGAATGTGGGAAGGTGAGCTCTTTTACGACTGCTTCGATGATCGGCGCCTCGCTCTGCAATCGTCCTG TTGCCCCTGTTACAGATTTGGCAAGAATATGAAACGAGCTGGATTTGGGTCTTGTTTTCTTCAG GGTGGTGATACTTCCTTTGATGACTTTGTTTACCATGTTATTTGTCCGAGCTGCATGTTAAGTCAG GAGTCGAGGACATTGGAGATGAACAACGTCCAGGATGGGATCTGGCATGGTAGAGGGGACACCATATGCGTGGGAAGCTTCTCCGAAGACAGTAAAGCATACTTGGAGTTACATCCACCTTTTGTTGTGTCAACCAAGTGTCCGCAACTCCTCAGCATGCAACAAACCTCCAACGACACCATTATTTTGCCGACTTCTGTGGTGGGGATTGTGTGA
- the LOC130985621 gene encoding uncharacterized protein LOC130985621 isoform X1, with amino-acid sequence MAELDKRGGEQAAAEEERLLGEEAAVLDFDTLCSTVAMQAQQGKWGKLNGDNEEEYIVSNFREYGGGVHRMWEGELFYDCFDDRRLALQSSCCPCYRFGKNMKRAGFGSCFLQGSIHLILLVIALSNLLAFTITRKCYFLYLAISFALSVGTYMGYYRIQIKKKFNIKGGDTSFDDFVYHVICPSCMLSQESRTLEMNNVQDGIWHGRGDTICVGSFSEDSKAYLELHPPFVVSTKCPQLLSMQQTSNDTIILPTSVVGIV; translated from the exons ATGGCGGAGCTGGATAAGAGAGGTGGCGAACAGGCTGCGGCGGAGGAGGAGAGGTTGTTGGGGGAGGAAGCTGCCGTGTTGGATTTCGACACGCTCTGCTCAACCGTGGCGATGCAGGCGCAGCAGGGGAAATGGGGAAAGCTAAACGGAGATAATGAAGAGGAATATATTGTGTCTAATTTTCGTGAATATGGAGGCGGTGTGCATAGAATGTGGGAAGGTGAGCTCTTTTACGACTGCTTCGATGATCGGCGCCTCGCTCTGCAATCGTCCTG TTGCCCCTGTTACAGATTTGGCAAGAATATGAAACGAGCTGGATTTGGGTCTTGTTTTCTTCAG GGATCTATCCACTTGATTCTTCTCGTCATTGCCCTCTCCAATCTGCTAGCGTTCACAATTACCAGAAAATGCTACTTTCTATATTTGGCCATATCTTTTGCCCTCTCAGTTGGAACATATATGGGATATTACCGTATACAGATAAAGAAGAAGTTCAATATAAAA GGTGGTGATACTTCCTTTGATGACTTTGTTTACCATGTTATTTGTCCGAGCTGCATGTTAAGTCAG GAGTCGAGGACATTGGAGATGAACAACGTCCAGGATGGGATCTGGCATGGTAGAGGGGACACCATATGCGTGGGAAGCTTCTCCGAAGACAGTAAAGCATACTTGGAGTTACATCCACCTTTTGTTGTGTCAACCAAGTGTCCGCAACTCCTCAGCATGCAACAAACCTCCAACGACACCATTATTTTGCCGACTTCTGTGGTGGGGATTGTGTGA
- the LOC130985622 gene encoding universal stress protein PHOS32-like isoform X2 has product MASPGKPRKENDRPPAAILHQPASPRFPSGTPTAGAQRKVAIAVDLSDESAYAVKWAVQNYLRPGDAVILLHVRPTSVLYGADWGAVDVSVDTADEKSQQKLEDDFDNFTTSKANDLAQPLVEASIPFKIHIVKDHDMKERLCLEVERLGLSAVIMGSRGFGASRRSSKGRLGSVSDYCVHHCVCPVVVVRFPDEKDDVSGGSAKPLDKDTSALHPVPEEEEPLFLDASDQNADEYSDGMCTCKMEKLRVAFESMVMLGKQWGFSFSRGHGCVGLEDLNGQNLMWRRLLELMIGEGGETVIIMDTCLCERGCVLMSRFLHSARMIIIVDEFPCYVIDPENGVMLSM; this is encoded by the exons ATGGCTTCACCAGGCAAACCTCGGAAGGAAAACGACCGCCCGCCGGCCGCGATTCTCCACCAGCCAGCTTCTCCTCGCTTCCCTTCCGGAACTCCCACCGCAGGCGCCCAGCGCAAGGTCGCCATCGCAGTAGATCTCAGTGATGAGAGCGCCTACGCCGTCAAGTGGGCTGTCCAGAATTACCTCCGGCCGGGCGACGCCGTCATTCTCCTACACGTGCGCCCCACCTCCGTCCTGTACGGCGCTGATTGGGGCGCCGTCGACGTCTCCGTCGACACCGCCGACGAGAAATCGCAGCAGAAACTGGAGGACGATTTCGACAATTTCACTACGAGCAAAGCGAATGACTTGGCGCAGCCGTTGGTGGAGGCGTCTATTCCGTTCAAGATCCATATTGTGAAGGATCATGATATGAAGGAGAGGCTTTGCTTGGAGGTGGAGAGGCTAGGGCTAAGTGCGGTGATCATGGGGAGTAGGGGATTCGGAGCGTCGAGGAGGAGTAGTAAAGGGAGGCTGGGGAGTGTGAGTGATTATTGCGTGCATCACTGCGTGTGCCCCGTGGTCGTGGTGAGGTTTCCGGATGAGAAAGATGATGTAAGTGGGGGCTCGGCAAAGCCACTGGACAAGGATACCTCTGCTCTGCATCCGGTGCCTGAGGAGGAGGAACCGCTCTTTCTTGATGCTTCTGATCAGAATGCAG ACGAGTATAGTGACGGAATGTGCACCTGCAAGATGGAAAAATTGCGAGTTGCATTTGAA AGCATGGTCATGTTGGGTAAACAGTGGGGTTTCAGCTTTAGCAGGGGACATGGGTGTGTCGGGCTAGAAGATCTAAATGGTCAAAACTTG ATGTGGAGAAGACTTCTTGAGCTGATGATTGGAGAGGGTGGTGAGACGGTGATCATCATGGATACTTGTTTGTGTGAGAGAGGCTGTGTGCTTATGTCAAGGTTTTTGCATTCTGCTCGAATGATCATCATTGTTGATGAGTTTCCTTGCTATGTTATAGATCCTGAAAATGGGGTCATGCTATCGATGTGA
- the LOC130985622 gene encoding universal stress protein PHOS32-like isoform X1, whose amino-acid sequence MASPGKPRKENDRPPAAILHQPASPRFPSGTPTAGAQRKVAIAVDLSDESAYAVKWAVQNYLRPGDAVILLHVRPTSVLYGADWGAVDVSVDTADEKSQQKLEDDFDNFTTSKANDLAQPLVEASIPFKIHIVKDHDMKERLCLEVERLGLSAVIMGSRGFGASRRSSKGRLGSVSDYCVHHCVCPVVVVRFPDEKDDVSGGSAKPLDKDTSALHPVPEEEEPLFLDASDQNADVEKTS is encoded by the exons ATGGCTTCACCAGGCAAACCTCGGAAGGAAAACGACCGCCCGCCGGCCGCGATTCTCCACCAGCCAGCTTCTCCTCGCTTCCCTTCCGGAACTCCCACCGCAGGCGCCCAGCGCAAGGTCGCCATCGCAGTAGATCTCAGTGATGAGAGCGCCTACGCCGTCAAGTGGGCTGTCCAGAATTACCTCCGGCCGGGCGACGCCGTCATTCTCCTACACGTGCGCCCCACCTCCGTCCTGTACGGCGCTGATTGGGGCGCCGTCGACGTCTCCGTCGACACCGCCGACGAGAAATCGCAGCAGAAACTGGAGGACGATTTCGACAATTTCACTACGAGCAAAGCGAATGACTTGGCGCAGCCGTTGGTGGAGGCGTCTATTCCGTTCAAGATCCATATTGTGAAGGATCATGATATGAAGGAGAGGCTTTGCTTGGAGGTGGAGAGGCTAGGGCTAAGTGCGGTGATCATGGGGAGTAGGGGATTCGGAGCGTCGAGGAGGAGTAGTAAAGGGAGGCTGGGGAGTGTGAGTGATTATTGCGTGCATCACTGCGTGTGCCCCGTGGTCGTGGTGAGGTTTCCGGATGAGAAAGATGATGTAAGTGGGGGCTCGGCAAAGCCACTGGACAAGGATACCTCTGCTCTGCATCCGGTGCCTGAGGAGGAGGAACCGCTCTTTCTTGATGCTTCTGATCAGAATGCAG ATGTGGAGAAGACTTCTTGA